GGGTCGCCTTTCCGATGGCTACGGCCGCCGTCCCATTCTGATTTTGTCGGCGGCAGGAACCTTGCTGGCCACGGCTTTGCTGCTGCCGGTGCGCACGGGTTTGTACTTCGTCAATCGGCTGAGCGATGGCCTCACCAACGGCATGTATTCCACTATTCGCTCCGCCATTACCGATATTTCGAACAAAGACGACCTGTTCAAAAACCTGGGCATTGAGGGGGCAATCATTTCTTTGGGCTTCGTGCTGGGCCCCATGGCTTCGGGCCTGCTCCTAACCACCCTGGACGTGCCCCCAGCCGAGGAAGCAACCTATGTGGCAGCCTTGGCGGTGAGTTTGGCCGCGGTGAATGTGGTGCTTAGCTTTCTTCTCCCCGAAACTCACCGCCAGCGCTCACCCGTGCGCGGGGCCGAGTTGCGCGCCGAGCTAAGCCGCGGCCTGAACCCCTTGACGCTCTGGGCCCGGCTGCGCGCCAACGATACCCCAAGTGGCGACCTGCGGCGCATCGTACTCATGCAAGTGGCGCTCACGCTGAGCACGGGATATTATTTTTACTTCGTGCCCTTTGTGAGCTTAGGCGAGCAGCAGATGAATGCGCAAGAAATATCCTACTTCTTTATGTTCTTCGGCACGTTGAGCATTGGGCTTAACTATGTATTCTACACCTACTTTGCCGACCGCATCAATCAACAAAGGGCTATTTTCTGGTTGGCGGCGCTGGGCGTGCCGGTGCTAGCGGCCTACGGACTTATCGGATCGTCGCGGGTGGGCCTATACGTGCTGGTCACGCTGGATTGCATGACCTTTTCCCTGATCCAGGGCTTGCTGGAAGGCCTACTAGCCCAACGCACCACGGAGGCAAATCGGGGCGAAGTTTTTGGCCTGAATCAGGCGTTGCAGGGATTGGCCAGCTTCGCAACCACGCTGGTATTCGCTGGTTTGTCGGTGCTGG
The window above is part of the Hymenobacter radiodurans genome. Proteins encoded here:
- a CDS encoding MFS transporter; the protein is MIQNSRLALIYAVILLDVIVGSAIGPILPEYVRALPQPQLWLSLGTGLFLGVQLFSAPLLGRLSDGYGRRPILILSAAGTLLATALLLPVRTGLYFVNRLSDGLTNGMYSTIRSAITDISNKDDLFKNLGIEGAIISLGFVLGPMASGLLLTTLDVPPAEEATYVAALAVSLAAVNVVLSFLLPETHRQRSPVRGAELRAELSRGLNPLTLWARLRANDTPSGDLRRIVLMQVALTLSTGYYFYFVPFVSLGEQQMNAQEISYFFMFFGTLSIGLNYVFYTYFADRINQQRAIFWLAALGVPVLAAYGLIGSSRVGLYVLVTLDCMTFSLIQGLLEGLLAQRTTEANRGEVFGLNQALQGLASFATTLVFAGLSVLDLRLPWAWFALCLAAVAWQARRGAALGPVTQPSI